The nucleotide sequence TTCGCTTACAGTTCCCATGCCTGCCTGCTTGATTTGCTGCACAAAAAGTGGCTCTACAAATTTTTTCAGCGCGCGTTCGCGGTTTTCTGCGGTGGCGCCGTGGGTTTTGATGTAGGCGGTGGTGAAGGGTCCTAGTAGCCAGGGCCAGACGGTTCCGTTGTGGTAGGCTTGGTCGCGGGTTTTGCGGTCACCAAAATACTCGCCCTTAAACTGGGGGTTATCTGGCTCTAAGGTTCGCAAGCCACAAGAAACCAATAGCCGTTCCTCAACGATTTCTACGACGCCTATGGCTTTGGCTGTGTCGATTATGGGGTAATCAAGCGCGGCGGCTATGACCTGATTGGGACGCACCGACGCATCCTTGCCCGATTCGGCTACGACATCGTAGAGGGCGCCGTTGTTTGGGTTCCAGAACTGCTTGTTGAAGCTGGCTTTGGCTTTATTTGCCAACTCGGCACTGGTCTGCTCTACCGTGGAGGCTTCGAATCTGCCCGCAAGCATCTGCATCGTCTTAAGTGCGTTGTACCAAAGCGCCTGAACCTCCACAGCTTTCCCTGCTCGGGGCGTTGCTGCTTTTCCGTTGGGGGTTGCATCCATCCACGTAAGCTGCTCCCCATGCATGAGCAAGCCGTCCTCGTCGGCGTGTATGCCAAAATTTGTCCCTTCAACGTGGCGGTTTAGGATTTCTTGCAGGGTCTCCCAAAGCTGGCTTTGGATGAACTCGAAATCGCCCGTGTACTTGAGGTACTGCAAAGCCGCGTTAACAAACCATAACGTAGCGTCTACCGTGTTGTATGCTGCTTCGCCTGTCTTATCGCCGATAAGGTTGGGAATCAAGCCGTGCCTGCATTTTTCGCTAAACGTCAAAAGCACCTGTTTGGCTTGCTCGAATTTGCCTGTTACCAGCATTAGCCCTGGCAACGAGATGAACGTGTCCCTGCCCCATGTTTCAAACCACGGATACCCCGCTATGACGCTGCGGCGGCTCTGCTCCCGATTCGAAACCACAAACGTGTCCGAAGCAAGCAAAGCCCAACTCAGCCAATCCGAAACGGGAACCGACGGATGCGCCTTATAGAACGTGTCTAAGAAGCTGCTGTGCCTCTCAATTTCTTGAGTTAAAGCCTGCTGGGCTTCTGCGGCGCTGTCTATTGCGGTGGTTTGGGGGTCGGTGGTGGCTGTTATGGCGAAGGTTTTGGTGCTGTTTGCGGGGATGCTGATTTGGAAGTACCCTGGTTGGTAGTTGTCGTCGATGCTGGTTTCTCCCCGCAGGGCTTCTTCAACGTAGTAGAGGTGCTCTATCCAGTTGGGTTCTTCAGAAAACGTGCCTTCTGTGGCGGTTATGCTAAGGCGTACTTTGGGTTTGGTGCAGTTTAGCTCCACGCCCCTGCTTTGGGGGGTTTGGGTGAATTCGAAGGGGGTTTGCCATTTGTTCATGACAGTGTGGAAGTGTCTGCAGGCTATCATGGGCGTGATTTTGCAGGTGACGTTGAAGCTGTTTTGGTTTGTGATTTGGTAGAGGGTGGTGACTTGGTTTTTTTGGTAGGGCATGAAAACGGTTTTTTGCATTTCTACGTCGCGTATGCTGTAGAGCCATGTGGGGTAGGGTGCGATGGTGAATTCTTTGAGGTGTGCAAAGCCTTTGGGGTAGAATGTGTCGCAGAATTCGTTGGAGCCTAGTAAAAAGACGCGGTCTGCTATGAAGAGTTCTTCGTCGAGTTTTGCGAGGCAAACGGTTCGGTCGCTGGGCGGATTAAGCGCTGATACCAGCAAGCCGTGGTATTTGCGTGAGTTAATGTTTACGATGCTGCTTGACGCGTAGCTGCCTAACCCGTTGGTTATTAGCCATTCTTGTTTTTGTGCCCAATCAACATCAAACAACGCCTTTTTGTCCAAGCTTAAGGTGGGGAGCTTCATTTTAGGGCATCAGCTTGGCGATGTTTTTGTGTCGGGGTGCACAGAAGTAGTTTGCCACGGGCGTACATTTGGTGCGAAACATCAAAAGGTGCGGTTTGGTGAGTTGGTACTCGGTTAGGGTTTCTGCGTAGCCCATGCCTTTGGCGAAGACCAGTTTGGCGTCCTCGTACACTTTGAGGAACTCGGGGGAAACCAGTTTAATCTGCAACCCAATAGCGTCCGTGCCTGTGGTCATGACTTTGTCGGCGAGTTTGTCCATACCCGTGAACTCCACATCGTCCATGGTGGTGTCATTAAGCGTAGGCGCACCTTTGACCACGTATGTGACTTTTACACCCATGTTCTTTAGCTGCTCCACCAGCAGTCCGTCAAAGACGATTTCGCCTGCATTATCCGACAAAAGCAAAACCTCCCCAGCCTGCACGGCTAACTCGTAGGCTTGGTCAATGTCGTCGATGTAGAGGTCTTTGGCAGCGGTTTTGATGGTTTTGCGCAGGTCTTT is from Candidatus Bathyarchaeota archaeon and encodes:
- a CDS encoding amylo-alpha-1,6-glucosidase, translated to MKLPTLSLDKKALFDVDWAQKQEWLITNGLGSYASSSIVNINSRKYHGLLVSALNPPSDRTVCLAKLDEELFIADRVFLLGSNEFCDTFYPKGFAHLKEFTIAPYPTWLYSIRDVEMQKTVFMPYQKNQVTTLYQITNQNSFNVTCKITPMIACRHFHTVMNKWQTPFEFTQTPQSRGVELNCTKPKVRLSITATEGTFSEEPNWIEHLYYVEEALRGETSIDDNYQPGYFQISIPANSTKTFAITATTDPQTTAIDSAAEAQQALTQEIERHSSFLDTFYKAHPSVPVSDWLSWALLASDTFVVSNREQSRRSVIAGYPWFETWGRDTFISLPGLMLVTGKFEQAKQVLLTFSEKCRHGLIPNLIGDKTGEAAYNTVDATLWFVNAALQYLKYTGDFEFIQSQLWETLQEILNRHVEGTNFGIHADEDGLLMHGEQLTWMDATPNGKAATPRAGKAVEVQALWYNALKTMQMLAGRFEASTVEQTSAELANKAKASFNKQFWNPNNGALYDVVAESGKDASVRPNQVIAAALDYPIIDTAKAIGVVEIVEERLLVSCGLRTLEPDNPQFKGEYFGDRKTRDQAYHNGTVWPWLLGPFTTAYIKTHGATAENRERALKKFVEPLFVQQIKQAGMGTVSEIFDGNEPYTPRGCISQAWSIAEPLRAYIQDIEQIRPQHEKEIKN
- a CDS encoding ARMT1-like domain-containing protein, which encodes MKVEAECAGCLLSRGVSEAYMATTNPALRFRTICEIIKLLNKEFKPTSVSADIGTKRERLIQKLTLNSDPYKQIKKLSNKKAMELVPHAQLFIDEGYSQQDRFKRACLISIVGNIMEFDIPGHAFTLKDLRKTIKTAAKDLYIDDIDQAYELAVQAGEVLLLSDNAGEIVFDGLLVEQLKNMGVKVTYVVKGAPTLNDTTMDDVEFTGMDKLADKVMTTGTDAIGLQIKLVSPEFLKVYEDAKLVFAKGMGYAETLTEYQLTKPHLLMFRTKCTPVANYFCAPRHKNIAKLMP